Proteins found in one Corynebacterium canis genomic segment:
- a CDS encoding peptide MFS transporter, giving the protein MTLTQRDTVHTSEHSSPPPVTPGIVPGIVGVEMWERFSFYGMQAIMVYYLYATTTGIGLDKSTATALMGAYGASVYLCTLAGGWVADRLYGAERTLLGGAITLVIGHLALSLIPGGWGVAIGLVLVAIGSGFLKTAAITVLGQAFPTDDDARRDSAFQLFYLGINVGALLGPLLTGWLADTRGYHVGFGAAAVLMIIALTYYLAFRRKFLSPELLRPHNPITSARPLYAAAAALLVVAGVVTLVATGQIALSSLATILLIATLTVAAALFAQILGSKDVTGPEKRRAIAYLPLFFASCAFWSVLNQTYGVFAVYSDVRLDRTIGSFTIPASWTQSLNPLYILAFSLPLAWLWRRTPKLNSPAKMGLGVIISGSGLLVMLPFAGSGENSTPFLVLAGATLIITLGELLVGPVGMSATTAYAPQAFSTRFSALYFLTMAIGTATAGVLSTFYNPDNASAEATYFLTCSVTVMAIGLFVFLLSRKLQH; this is encoded by the coding sequence ATGACCCTTACTCAACGTGACACCGTGCACACCTCGGAACACTCTTCCCCGCCTCCCGTTACCCCCGGTATCGTGCCGGGCATCGTCGGCGTGGAAATGTGGGAGCGATTCAGCTTCTACGGCATGCAAGCAATCATGGTGTACTACCTATACGCCACCACCACCGGCATCGGCCTGGACAAAAGCACCGCCACCGCGCTCATGGGCGCTTACGGGGCATCCGTCTACCTGTGCACGCTGGCTGGCGGCTGGGTGGCGGACCGCCTCTACGGAGCCGAACGCACCCTCCTCGGCGGTGCCATCACCCTAGTGATCGGCCACCTTGCCCTCTCCCTTATCCCAGGCGGTTGGGGCGTGGCAATCGGCCTCGTCCTCGTAGCCATCGGCTCCGGATTCCTCAAAACGGCAGCCATCACCGTATTAGGACAAGCGTTCCCAACGGATGACGACGCCCGCCGCGACTCAGCATTCCAACTCTTCTACCTCGGCATCAATGTCGGCGCCCTGTTAGGTCCCCTGCTCACGGGATGGCTTGCCGATACCCGCGGCTACCATGTCGGCTTCGGCGCCGCCGCCGTACTCATGATTATCGCACTCACGTACTACTTGGCGTTTCGCCGCAAATTCCTCAGCCCCGAATTGCTGCGGCCGCACAATCCGATCACCTCCGCGCGCCCCCTCTACGCCGCAGCTGCCGCATTGTTGGTGGTCGCGGGCGTCGTCACGCTCGTTGCAACCGGGCAAATCGCGCTCAGCTCACTGGCCACCATACTCCTCATAGCCACGCTCACAGTGGCCGCCGCGCTATTCGCACAAATCCTCGGATCCAAAGACGTCACCGGCCCGGAAAAACGCCGCGCCATCGCCTACCTGCCGCTCTTCTTCGCCTCCTGCGCATTCTGGTCCGTGCTCAACCAAACCTACGGCGTCTTCGCCGTATACTCCGACGTGCGTCTCGACCGTACAATCGGATCCTTCACCATCCCCGCAAGCTGGACGCAATCGCTAAACCCGCTCTATATCCTGGCGTTCTCGCTACCACTCGCCTGGCTCTGGCGGCGCACGCCAAAACTAAACTCCCCGGCAAAAATGGGGTTGGGCGTAATCATCTCCGGATCCGGACTCCTAGTCATGCTGCCATTCGCAGGAAGTGGCGAAAACTCCACGCCATTTCTCGTGCTGGCCGGGGCAACGCTGATAATCACGTTGGGCGAATTGCTGGTCGGTCCGGTGGGAATGTCGGCAACCACGGCCTATGCACCGCAAGCATTTTCGACGCGGTTTTCCGCGCTGTACTTCCTGACCATGGCAATCGGAACCGCCACCGCCGGGGTACTCTCAACGTTCTACAACCCAGACAACGCGTCGGCGGAGGCGACATACTTTCTTACCTGCAGCGTGACGGTCATGGCGATCGGCCTGTTCGTGTTTTTATTGAGCCGAAAACTGCAGCACTAG
- a CDS encoding adenosylmethionine--8-amino-7-oxononanoate transaminase, producing MSTKIADIVAYDQAHIWHPYSATPAPMDPRVVSRTEGVHLFLDDGTRLIDAMSSWWAAAHGHGHPALVSAANQQLSRMSHVMFGGLTHRPAAELTAALLDLVPPHFSKVFFADSGSVSVEVAMKMAIQYQRGLGQAKRTKFVTWRGGYHGDTLAPMSVCDPDSGMHSIWSGILPQHTFAPRPPDRGASATTRADYLAQFDSLIEDTHAAVIVEPVVQGAGGMRFHDPELLIGLRSICDAHGLLLIVDEIATGFGRTGRLFAAEHIAADIMCVGKALTGGFMSLAATITTDAVAAAIQTPAGGGALMHGPTFMANPLACAVATAAMGLIAAGDWRTQVPRIERELEEGLAPLRGISGVQDVRVLGAIGVVEMVEEVDVRAATEAAVDKRVWLRPFGRLIYCMPPFLCTSAEIENICQAMAAAVRATVAEERKKS from the coding sequence ATGTCTACGAAGATTGCAGATATCGTCGCGTATGATCAGGCGCATATCTGGCACCCATATAGCGCAACTCCGGCGCCGATGGATCCGCGCGTAGTGTCTCGAACCGAGGGCGTGCATTTGTTTTTGGATGACGGCACGCGCCTTATCGATGCTATGAGTAGCTGGTGGGCCGCCGCCCACGGGCATGGGCATCCGGCGTTGGTATCCGCAGCTAACCAGCAACTTTCGCGCATGAGCCACGTCATGTTCGGTGGGCTTACGCACCGCCCGGCGGCCGAATTGACCGCGGCGTTATTGGATTTGGTGCCGCCGCATTTTAGTAAGGTCTTTTTCGCTGATTCCGGGTCAGTTTCCGTGGAAGTCGCGATGAAAATGGCCATCCAGTACCAGCGCGGGCTGGGACAGGCGAAGCGTACCAAATTTGTCACCTGGCGCGGTGGCTATCATGGGGACACGCTCGCCCCGATGAGCGTATGTGACCCAGATTCGGGCATGCATTCGATCTGGTCTGGGATCCTCCCGCAGCACACGTTCGCGCCGCGGCCGCCGGATCGCGGCGCCAGCGCCACCACACGCGCCGACTATCTTGCACAATTCGATTCTTTGATCGAAGACACTCATGCCGCCGTGATCGTGGAACCCGTGGTGCAAGGCGCGGGCGGAATGCGTTTCCACGATCCCGAATTGCTGATAGGTTTGCGCAGCATTTGCGATGCGCACGGCCTGCTTTTAATCGTCGATGAAATCGCAACTGGATTCGGGCGCACCGGGCGGCTCTTCGCCGCCGAGCACATCGCGGCGGACATCATGTGCGTGGGTAAGGCGCTCACCGGTGGTTTTATGTCGCTGGCCGCCACGATCACCACCGATGCGGTGGCGGCGGCGATCCAGACCCCGGCCGGCGGCGGTGCCTTGATGCACGGGCCGACGTTTATGGCCAATCCGCTCGCGTGCGCGGTGGCCACCGCCGCGATGGGATTGATCGCGGCGGGGGATTGGCGGACGCAAGTCCCCCGAATCGAACGTGAGTTGGAGGAGGGTCTTGCCCCGCTGCGCGGCATTTCGGGCGTGCAAGATGTCCGCGTGCTCGGTGCGATTGGCGTGGTGGAAATGGTCGAGGAAGTGGACGTGCGGGCGGCGACGGAAGCGGCCGTCGATAAGCGGGTGTGGTTACGGCCGTTCGGCAGGCTTATTTATTGCATGCCGCCGTTTCTTTGCACCAGCGCGGAAATAGAAAATATTTGCCAAGCTATGGCGGCTGCGGTGCGGGCCACTGTGGCGGAAGAGAGGAAGAAATCATGA
- the bioD gene encoding dethiobiotin synthase, protein MIVVTGTNTDVGKTIATAALATRIPNALPVKPVQTGEPDGSGDIVTIARLSGVTGVEFTRYPEPLAPNIAARRANMPQLSLTETVDRITSLATPQRTLLIEGAGGLLVRMADDWTIADLALRLDAGIIVVTSLGLGSLNAAELTVAAARAKGLHVLGLIGGLMPAEPDLATRLNLAELPEVTGVPLLGWLPAGAGKYTREEFAQAAASIRVPAH, encoded by the coding sequence ATGATCGTCGTCACCGGCACAAACACGGATGTGGGCAAGACCATCGCCACGGCGGCGCTGGCAACGCGCATCCCGAACGCCCTCCCCGTCAAACCCGTACAAACGGGCGAACCGGACGGTAGCGGGGACATCGTTACCATCGCGCGCCTTAGCGGCGTGACCGGCGTGGAGTTTACCCGCTACCCCGAACCGTTGGCGCCGAATATCGCCGCGCGGCGGGCAAACATGCCGCAGCTTTCGCTCACGGAAACGGTGGATCGGATCACAAGCCTCGCCACCCCGCAACGCACCCTACTTATCGAAGGTGCTGGCGGACTCCTCGTGCGCATGGCGGACGATTGGACGATCGCGGACCTCGCGCTGCGCCTCGACGCCGGCATTATCGTAGTCACCTCGCTGGGCCTCGGCTCGCTCAATGCGGCGGAACTGACCGTGGCGGCGGCGCGCGCGAAGGGGCTGCACGTCTTGGGGCTGATCGGCGGTTTGATGCCGGCGGAACCGGACCTGGCCACGCGCCTGAACCTCGCCGAATTACCGGAGGTGACGGGCGTGCCATTGCTGGGTTGGTTGCCTGCCGGAGCGGGCAAGTACACGCGGGAGGAATTCGCACAAGCAGCCGCAAGCATTCGCGTTCCGGCGCATTGA
- a CDS encoding pseudouridine synthase has translation MTPPARRDGIPEKKRKRPARPRSDAADVYVSKAKPARHQHVDSARLANQPQGEGVRLQKVLAQAGVASRRMAEKLIAAGRVEVNGKVVTAQGMRIDPDTAVVRVDGVRIRVNEDMVYFLLNKPWGLQCTMQDDMGRPCVGDIVSERLSAGQRLFHVGRLDADTEGLLLLTNDGELANRLMHPKYEVSKTYLATVQGEADRALVRTLRNGVELEDGLAKADYVQIVDTWQGKSLIRIELHEGRKHIVRRMLKEAGFPVERLVRTKIHTVQLGEQKPGTLRALNNSELTSLYKAVGM, from the coding sequence GTGACTCCTCCCGCTCGCCGTGACGGTATACCGGAAAAGAAACGCAAACGACCCGCGCGTCCGCGGTCCGATGCCGCCGATGTGTACGTGTCCAAGGCGAAACCAGCCCGGCACCAGCACGTGGATAGCGCTCGCCTTGCCAATCAACCTCAGGGGGAGGGGGTGCGCCTGCAGAAAGTGCTGGCCCAGGCCGGGGTCGCCTCCCGCCGGATGGCCGAAAAGTTGATCGCCGCCGGTCGCGTTGAGGTCAATGGCAAGGTGGTCACCGCGCAGGGTATGCGCATTGATCCGGACACCGCCGTTGTGCGTGTCGACGGCGTGCGTATCCGCGTCAACGAAGACATGGTGTATTTCCTGCTGAATAAGCCATGGGGTTTGCAGTGCACCATGCAGGACGATATGGGCCGCCCGTGCGTCGGCGATATTGTGAGCGAACGTTTAAGCGCAGGTCAGCGCCTGTTTCACGTGGGGCGGCTGGATGCCGATACGGAGGGGCTGCTGTTGCTGACCAACGACGGGGAACTGGCCAATCGGCTGATGCACCCGAAATACGAGGTTTCGAAAACGTATTTGGCTACGGTGCAGGGCGAGGCCGATCGTGCGCTGGTGCGTACGCTCCGCAATGGTGTCGAACTGGAGGACGGTTTGGCCAAGGCTGACTATGTGCAGATCGTGGACACCTGGCAGGGCAAGTCGCTGATCCGCATCGAGCTTCATGAGGGCCGCAAGCACATCGTTCGCCGAATGCTCAAAGAGGCGGGTTTTCCCGTGGAGCGCCTCGTGCGCACCAAGATTCACACGGTGCAATTGGGCGAGCAAAAGCCCGGCACGCTGCGCGCGTTAAACAATTCTGAGCTGACGAGCCTCTATAAGGCGGTGGGAATGTGA
- the cmk gene encoding (d)CMP kinase — protein sequence MPQGGLIVAVDGPSGTGKSTACRALAQHLGAKYLDTGAMYRVATLHVLRHGIDPQDSAAVIAATSELPLVVNDDPAATTVLLAGADVSADIRSAEVTRYVSTVSAIPEVRENLVDLQRSLIEQAGRCVVEGRDIGTVVLIDAPLKVFLTASAAVRAQRRFDQDIAAGRSADYDSILADIERRDAHDSNRAASPLRPASDAILVDTSDLSLAEVIDHLVELAVASAERTPEL from the coding sequence ATGCCGCAAGGCGGGTTGATTGTTGCGGTTGATGGCCCTTCCGGTACGGGCAAGTCGACCGCGTGCCGAGCCCTCGCCCAGCACCTCGGGGCGAAGTATTTGGATACCGGCGCGATGTACCGTGTGGCCACGCTGCACGTGTTGCGGCACGGCATTGATCCCCAAGATTCGGCCGCGGTGATTGCCGCGACTTCCGAATTGCCGCTGGTAGTCAACGATGACCCCGCAGCGACCACCGTATTGCTCGCGGGTGCCGACGTCTCCGCAGACATCCGCAGCGCCGAGGTGACGCGCTACGTTTCCACGGTGTCCGCGATTCCCGAGGTGCGCGAGAACCTGGTGGATTTGCAGCGTTCGCTGATCGAGCAGGCCGGCCGTTGCGTGGTCGAAGGCCGCGACATTGGAACTGTTGTGCTTATCGACGCCCCGCTGAAGGTGTTTCTGACCGCTTCCGCCGCTGTGCGCGCACAACGCAGATTTGATCAGGATATCGCCGCTGGCCGAAGCGCCGATTACGATTCCATCTTGGCGGATATTGAGCGCCGAGACGCCCACGATTCCAACCGCGCCGCCTCGCCGTTGCGCCCAGCAAGTGATGCGATACTGGTGGATACCTCGGACCTGAGCCTGGCCGAGGTAATCGATCACCTTGTCGAGCTTGCCGTAGCCTCCGCAGAAAGGACTCCAGAGCTGTGA
- the der gene encoding ribosome biogenesis GTPase Der, with protein MDAERAADFEEGDFDEDFEGVDFDEADFGEPDFGERYGDAEWEELEEAYGVPQHTEEELCTVTIVGRPNVGKSSLVNRFLQRREAVVEDVPGVTRDRVSYITDWNGRRFWVQDTGGWDPDAKGIHAAIARQAETAMATSDVIVFVVDTKVGITETDQVMARRLQKAEVPVILVANKFDSDAQYGDMAEFWGLGLGDPYPVSALHGRGGADVLDVIVESFPDSPRATSITAGPRRVALVGKPNVGKSSLLNKISGEERAVVDNVAGTTIDPVDSLVQLDQNLWKFIDTAGLRKKVKSAVGHEYYASLRTRGAIDAAEVCVFLIDASENISEQDQKILGMIIDSGRALVVAYNKWDLVDEDRRDLLEREIEQQLAHIPWARRVNISAKTGRALQKLEPAMLEALESWDSRVSTGQLNTWLRGVIAQNPPPMRGGRVPRVLFATQASTRPPVIVLFTTGFLDAGYRRYLERKFRETFGFAGSPVRIAVRVREKRRKRK; from the coding sequence ATGGACGCGGAGCGCGCTGCCGATTTCGAAGAGGGTGACTTCGATGAGGATTTCGAGGGCGTGGATTTCGATGAGGCGGATTTCGGCGAGCCCGATTTCGGGGAGCGCTATGGCGACGCCGAGTGGGAAGAACTCGAAGAAGCGTACGGAGTGCCGCAGCATACCGAAGAGGAGCTGTGCACCGTTACCATCGTGGGCCGCCCAAATGTGGGGAAATCCTCCCTGGTAAACCGCTTTTTGCAACGCCGCGAGGCCGTCGTGGAGGATGTTCCCGGCGTCACGCGCGATCGCGTTTCCTATATTACGGATTGGAACGGTCGCCGCTTCTGGGTCCAAGACACCGGCGGTTGGGATCCCGATGCCAAGGGCATCCACGCCGCGATCGCCCGGCAGGCCGAAACCGCGATGGCCACCTCCGATGTGATCGTGTTTGTGGTGGACACCAAGGTGGGTATTACGGAAACCGATCAGGTGATGGCCCGCAGATTGCAAAAGGCCGAGGTGCCCGTCATTCTCGTTGCAAATAAGTTCGATTCGGACGCCCAGTACGGGGATATGGCGGAGTTTTGGGGCCTTGGCCTCGGGGACCCATATCCGGTATCCGCATTGCATGGTCGTGGCGGCGCCGACGTGCTGGACGTCATTGTCGAATCCTTCCCGGATTCGCCCCGCGCGACGTCGATAACCGCAGGTCCGCGGCGTGTAGCTCTGGTTGGAAAGCCGAACGTGGGGAAGTCCTCGCTGCTAAACAAAATCTCCGGCGAGGAACGCGCGGTGGTGGATAATGTCGCCGGAACTACCATCGATCCGGTCGATTCTTTGGTCCAATTGGACCAGAATCTGTGGAAGTTTATTGATACGGCCGGGCTGCGGAAAAAGGTGAAAAGTGCGGTTGGCCACGAGTATTATGCGTCGCTACGCACGCGCGGTGCGATCGATGCCGCCGAGGTGTGCGTGTTCCTGATCGACGCATCCGAAAATATCAGCGAGCAGGATCAGAAGATCCTGGGCATGATCATCGACTCCGGCCGCGCGCTTGTGGTTGCCTATAATAAATGGGACCTTGTGGACGAGGATCGCCGCGACTTGCTCGAACGGGAAATCGAACAGCAATTGGCGCATATTCCGTGGGCGCGCCGCGTGAACATCTCTGCAAAGACCGGTCGGGCGTTGCAGAAATTGGAACCCGCCATGCTGGAGGCGCTGGAATCCTGGGACTCCCGCGTTTCCACCGGCCAATTGAACACCTGGTTGCGTGGCGTGATCGCCCAAAATCCGCCGCCGATGCGGGGCGGGCGCGTGCCGCGAGTGCTGTTTGCCACGCAGGCCTCGACGCGGCCGCCGGTAATTGTGCTGTTTACCACCGGTTTCCTGGATGCGGGTTATCGCCGCTACCTCGAACGTAAATTCCGTGAAACGTTTGGTTTTGCCGGCTCGCCGGTGCGAATAGCTGTTCGGGTTCGCGAAAAGCGGCGGAAACGAAAGTAA
- a CDS encoding ribonuclease HI: MTAMNRALNPALLAARSVRPRLASWVVVDGIAETIIEDQCCLALVVATSSPSGEWLKIIARSVLVEHRDAAIADIHIEAERSIRAIALVHGAIEVFVTPYSSADATVVWRSKKTAAPLSLHLRAFASRMLLQTKANMALMLIKPAIRAARSLMQRTATEQTMSDIASRLPPVKVATDASLNTSSKQAAIGWATDHGDYGSALIKRGTKIHVAEYAALIRGIERVLKRHPGRRVLVYSDSKPAIYLLKRRGVNRQDIDTLLQIGVIRVAWVRGHCGHPLNEAAHRLAVHARRSVEWKIPTEHRAQVQRKIVAELWEQLAGGGGAGVAAS, translated from the coding sequence ATGACTGCGATGAACCGCGCTTTAAACCCCGCCCTCCTGGCGGCCCGAAGCGTGCGCCCGCGGCTGGCCAGTTGGGTCGTCGTGGACGGCATCGCGGAGACGATTATTGAAGACCAATGCTGCCTAGCGCTCGTGGTGGCAACGAGTTCCCCAAGCGGGGAGTGGCTGAAAATCATTGCCCGATCCGTGCTGGTCGAGCACCGCGACGCCGCGATCGCGGACATCCATATCGAGGCGGAACGCTCGATTCGCGCCATCGCATTGGTCCACGGCGCGATTGAGGTGTTTGTAACGCCGTATTCCAGCGCCGACGCGACAGTGGTGTGGAGATCCAAAAAGACCGCTGCGCCGCTCTCGTTGCACCTGCGCGCTTTCGCATCCCGCATGCTGCTGCAAACCAAGGCAAATATGGCCCTAATGCTGATCAAACCGGCGATACGCGCCGCGCGTTCGCTGATGCAGCGCACCGCCACCGAGCAAACCATGAGCGATATTGCGAGTCGCTTGCCGCCGGTCAAGGTAGCCACCGACGCCTCGCTGAATACCTCAAGCAAGCAGGCTGCTATCGGTTGGGCCACCGACCACGGGGACTATGGGAGCGCATTGATCAAACGCGGGACCAAGATCCATGTCGCCGAATACGCTGCGCTGATCCGCGGCATCGAGCGCGTGCTCAAGCGGCACCCAGGGCGCAGGGTATTGGTGTATAGCGACTCCAAACCGGCGATCTATTTGCTAAAGCGGCGCGGTGTAAACCGGCAGGATATAGACACGTTATTGCAGATCGGTGTGATCCGGGTGGCGTGGGTTCGTGGCCATTGCGGGCACCCGCTCAATGAGGCGGCGCATCGCCTCGCCGTACATGCCCGGCGCAGCGTGGAATGGAAGATCCCCACCGAGCACAGGGCGCAGGTGCAACGAAAGATTGTCGCCGAGTTGTGGGAACAGCTTGCGGGCGGCGGTGGTGCCGGGGTCGCGGCGTCGTAA
- a CDS encoding class I SAM-dependent methyltransferase, with product MYFDEKAFQWDTPHVLERSAVQARLLREHWGERDLETALEFGCGTGTVTYALGDCAARFIGYDTSENMLEVYRSKAPSERYTTVSSLAEIPAASLDVVFTSMVLHHVENVRETLATLAEKLRPGGLLSVLDLDAGSESFHHGVDVQVFHHGFAREEFAKLLQELGFTVLKFETAYEGVKVREDGTENPYRTFLITAEKGAAA from the coding sequence ATGTACTTTGATGAAAAAGCTTTTCAGTGGGACACGCCGCATGTGTTGGAACGCTCCGCAGTCCAAGCGCGATTGCTGCGCGAACATTGGGGCGAGCGCGACCTAGAAACCGCACTGGAGTTCGGCTGCGGGACGGGCACCGTCACGTATGCGTTGGGCGATTGCGCCGCGCGGTTTATCGGATACGATACCTCCGAAAATATGTTGGAGGTCTACCGCAGCAAGGCGCCTTCCGAGCGCTATACCACCGTGAGTTCCCTCGCGGAAATACCCGCCGCTAGCTTGGACGTTGTGTTTACGTCGATGGTGCTGCACCACGTGGAAAACGTGCGGGAAACGCTGGCGACACTGGCGGAAAAACTGCGCCCAGGCGGGCTGCTCAGCGTGTTGGACCTCGATGCCGGCAGCGAATCCTTCCACCACGGCGTGGACGTACAAGTGTTCCATCACGGGTTTGCGCGGGAGGAATTCGCCAAACTGCTGCAAGAGCTGGGCTTCACCGTGCTGAAGTTCGAAACCGCGTACGAGGGCGTTAAGGTGCGCGAAGACGGCACCGAAAACCCGTATCGGACGTTTCTTATCACCGCGGAAAAGGGTGCCGCGGCATAG
- a CDS encoding ATP-binding protein, giving the protein MNDNQQIALPEVRYADELAFLAVYDQGPKPPGWLLTPQSVVNFICGAVGLRLTPAKKKQHPELPQRMDITPKFIGNQALIERCVVTLAGSRALMLVGEPGTAKSMLSELLSAAICGTSELTVQGSAGTTEDQLRYGWNYAMLLAQGPNEAALVPSPVLQAMVTGKVARIEEITRCQPEVQDAIVPILSERRMAIPELGEHSVPAIQGFCVIATANLRDKGVSEMSAALKRRFNFEHIDPIADRDAEVALVTTKTKQALVDAAAPGSVDEVVVNTLVTIFRDLRNGITPEGWAVEKPGTIMSTAEAVAISSSIALSTSYFPQGPSALQLIPGHLLGAVRKDDDKDAGRLQAYWDAVIRRRTHEDHAGTWRTLWEAREDVR; this is encoded by the coding sequence GTGAATGACAACCAACAGATAGCCCTCCCCGAAGTCCGCTACGCCGATGAACTGGCGTTTCTCGCCGTGTATGACCAAGGCCCGAAGCCCCCGGGCTGGTTGCTCACCCCGCAATCCGTGGTCAATTTCATTTGCGGCGCGGTGGGTTTACGCCTTACCCCCGCCAAGAAAAAACAACATCCAGAGCTGCCGCAGCGCATGGATATCACCCCCAAATTTATAGGCAATCAGGCGCTCATCGAACGCTGCGTGGTCACGCTTGCTGGCTCGCGGGCGCTGATGTTGGTTGGCGAGCCGGGCACGGCAAAGTCCATGCTTTCCGAACTTTTATCCGCCGCGATTTGCGGCACTTCGGAGCTGACGGTGCAGGGGAGCGCGGGGACCACGGAGGACCAATTGCGCTACGGCTGGAACTACGCCATGCTGTTGGCGCAGGGCCCGAACGAGGCGGCGCTGGTGCCGTCGCCGGTGCTGCAGGCGATGGTCACCGGGAAGGTGGCGCGCATCGAGGAAATCACCCGCTGCCAGCCGGAAGTCCAGGATGCCATCGTGCCGATCCTGTCCGAGCGCCGCATGGCCATCCCCGAATTGGGCGAGCATAGCGTGCCGGCGATTCAGGGGTTCTGCGTGATCGCTACCGCGAACCTGCGCGATAAGGGGGTGAGCGAAATGAGCGCCGCTTTAAAGCGCCGTTTCAATTTCGAACATATTGACCCGATTGCGGATCGCGACGCGGAGGTTGCGCTGGTAACAACGAAGACGAAGCAGGCGCTTGTGGACGCCGCCGCACCGGGCAGCGTCGACGAGGTAGTTGTGAACACATTGGTCACAATTTTCCGCGATTTGCGCAATGGCATCACCCCCGAGGGTTGGGCGGTGGAAAAGCCGGGCACGATCATGTCTACCGCAGAGGCCGTGGCCATCTCGTCTTCGATAGCGCTTTCGACTTCATATTTTCCGCAGGGCCCGAGCGCGCTGCAGCTGATCCCCGGCCATTTGCTGGGTGCGGTGCGCAAGGACGATGATAAGGACGCCGGCCGCCTGCAGGCGTATTGGGATGCTGTGATCCGCCGCCGCACCCACGAAGACCACGCGGGGACGTGGCGCACATTGTGGGAGGCGCGCGAGGATGTTCGCTGA